In the genome of Cytophagia bacterium CHB2, the window ATACCGTTCTCTTCGCCGCCTTGCACCTGAAATTGTGCATGCGTTCCTAACGACGGGCAATGTGCTGGGTGCTGTGTTGGGAACACTCGCGCGCGTGCCGGTTATCGTATCGAGCCATCGCGATCTCGGCGGTTTCGACGGTAAATGGATCACGCGCATCAATTTCTGGACGGACCGCCATCTTGCGACCAGCGTAACCGCCAATTCCCTTGCCGTACGGGAAGCGCTGGCGCAACGTTCCAACGCGCCGGCAGAAACCATCAGATTGCTGTACAACGGCATCGATCTCAAAAAAATTGAAACAGCGAACCGCGGCCTTGCCAAGCGGCAAGAGCTTGGTCTACCTCCCAATGCCCTGGCAATCGGTGTGATCGCCAACATTCGCGTCGCCAAGGGCCATCAATACCTCCTGGAAGCGTTCAATCGCATCGCGCCGCACGTTCCACAAGCTTGTCTGCTCATCTGTGGATTTGCCGGTGATCACGATTTGATGAAGACGCTGCAACGCTTAGCTGCGGCTGGCGGCGCGGCCGGGCGCGTGAGGTTTATGAATTCGCGCAACGATATTCCCGAAATGTTGCACGCGCTTGATGTCGTGGTTTCGCCTTCCCTTTCGGAAGGTTTTTCCAATGCAATTTTGGAGGCGATGGCCGCGGGCAAACCCGTCATTGCAACACGCGT includes:
- a CDS encoding glycosyltransferase, translated to MRAPVTVVYLTDKLAYGGTPLQIVELALHLDRARFRPYLIALSQIEAALRERLEQSNIQMECLEQANWVRVNALPAAWKLYRSLRRLAPEIVHAFLTTGNVLGAVLGTLARVPVIVSSHRDLGGFDGKWITRINFWTDRHLATSVTANSLAVREALAQRSNAPAETIRLLYNGIDLKKIETANRGLAKRQELGLPPNALAIGVIANIRVAKGHQYLLEAFNRIAPHVPQACLLICGFAGDHDLMKTLQRLAAAGGAAGRVRFMNSRNDIPEMLHALDVVVSPSLSEGFSNAILEAMAAGKPVIATRVGGSPEQIIDGVTGLLVPPQDAGAIAQALLRLLRSPGLRREMGTAAQRHVQENFSVAIMTRNHTRLYDDLLRART